Sequence from the Fundulus heteroclitus isolate FHET01 chromosome 7, MU-UCD_Fhet_4.1, whole genome shotgun sequence genome:
ATTGAGAACTTTTTGCGAGACTTTCAAATTGTTGTTTAGAGACGCTCTATCAAAGCTTGAGTTACATTGGAGTCACACGTCTGAGTGtcacactttttagcttttatgttaaaaaagaaaaataaatgaagccatgtatcattttccttcagtTTCACAATACGTTGTGTTGGCCCAGCATGATCAACTATGATGGATTTCACTTGAATATCAGTTATTGTTTGGCAAATGCAGAGTAGCTCCAggggtttggatttttttttttttgaagagttTGGCAAATGAGAACCTTTCATCAGACAAAAATCATTAATCGTATTCATCTAGACCTCGTGTCTAAACGACCACGCGTGCCGCCCCGCCGTATTTACCGCTGAGGGCTGAGCCAGCTGAGCACAGAACAGGCTGATTATGCCGGTCCCACAGCCGAGGTCCATCACCACCTTGTTCTTCAGAGAAGCGCTGTTGCTGGCCACAACCTGCCGGTACGCCTCTGTTCGGCTCCGGTCCGACAGCATCTCCAGGTGAAGCCTCTGTGGGACAAACgaccaggtaaaaaaaacaactgtgatatggctaaaaaaaaacaacaacaacaaaaaaaaacatggttgaCAAACGTTTATGGCCTCAGTTTGTGGGTCAGCGTCATGGTAATGTCCTCATCCTTATTAATGAAGGTTACTGGAGGTACCTCATTGTTTCACAGTCAAGCTGGTAGCTTCAATCACCGAGACAAAgtgttgttaaaagaaaagccAGTATGGCAGCACATCCTAAGTCTGACCCAAGTGTTGCTAAAATAAACTGTCTACAAGGAATAAATTTACATCTGAAATTCAAAATAGTGCATAATGCCTTTCTGTTCATCCTCAAGCACAAATCAGTCACAAAACTCAGATTTTTGGCAGAGTTGATGAAACGTAGTTATTGAACAATTTGGTTACTGTGGAAAATCAAAGTCGTTGTATCTAAAAGAACATTTGTATAATCAGAAAGTGGGTTGTGGTTTTATGTATGCCGCCCCGCACTAGcagcaaagaaaacacaacagcagAGGGGTCATTTTATTGAATATGCTAATCAACCAGTTTGGCTCATTGATCCTTTTATCTGACTGAGGTTTGTGCAAATTATAATCTACAGCCCTGATCATGGCTCTGAAATATCAGCAGCCTGACTGCAGCGTGTATTGATAAATCCATAGGGCCTGTCGGTGGATCTGAGGTAGGGGACAGATTAGTAATAACGTCTTTGTCCCTGTGCCATGCCCTTCGCAGTTTTGTCTTGTACTTACAATGCTGTCCATACAAAGTGCGACCAAAGCTCTCTTGTATTCAGTGCTAATTAAAGAGCAAGAACAACCATAATCAGAGCTGCAGAAACACAAAAGATGCATATATTTGTGTTCCCTGTTCTAATTCCCACAAACTAATTGCAGATTTTTAGAACAGTTGCATTATCTTTCTGGGCGTCGTTTATTTAGATATTCCTAAACGACCTGCCAATggactattttaaaacaattaataaaaactgatgtCCTGCTCCAGAGCAAAATGTGCACCAACATCGCGAGGAGAATTTCCGCCTCAATCCGGTTTGCCAGCGCGAGCATCTTGGTGACTGCTAATGTAACCGTTTCTGTTGTTTGCATTTTTACGGGAGCCTTTAGTTTCTGATGCCTTCCAGGTGTGACATACTTTCAATTTCTTTAATGACGCGGTCGTATTAACAAGCCGTAAGAGCTGCGGTGAAGGTTTGTCCTCTTTGTCCTTTGACGGCACTTTAAAAATCGCCCATAAACTGAAACGCCGAAGCACTTTAAAAGCACCAGCTCAGATGTTTACGTGGCGTAGCGCTGGGACTCGCACTCCTGTAAAGTTTATTTGATTATTCAGTCAATTTTTGCAACTGGATATGCAGTGCAATGCCAAAGAATCAAACTCGTGGGACAGCTATTTTTATGCTTTGTCGCGTTCCAACCACAAAGTGGAAAGgcttttattaggattttattccaagagaacaacacacaactgtgaagtggaaggaaaatctgatttggttttcagaaatgtttacagATAAAAGCATAAAAGTGTGTcttgcatttgcattcagcacCCTTGAGTCGATAACTAGAACCATCTTTCGCTTTCGGAGTACAGGCTGTCTATATTAAACAGGGTTCCTACatcataaggcaagttaaattcaagactttttaatgccactcgaaataaaaagttaagaccaactacATTATaaacacaagataaaaaaaacaaaacaactgctttcaacaactttacccaaatgtttattttaacataaaccattactttctggtcCAGTagaatgtttaaaattttgaaaaaaaaaaaaaaaaaaaaatccatataggaagaaaaataaaagcacataaaTGGCaggtatatttttttaacaaccattgaactgaattcatgaactttgttttgttccctagtaaaataaacaataaatcagttataaaaaccacaacataatcAGTGATAACTCCTTTTGGTAGCTATTAGCTCAATCTATAAACTGTGGTAACAAATCTAAGACCTATAAatgactgatttaagacatttaaatacaaattaaggccttagttttatactgaagaattcaatgccttttaagactttttaaggatctgcAGGAACCCTGATTAAAAGACTGAAGATGTTTTTACAGTCTTCTTAGCAAAATAGCTCTACATCTGATGAAGAGCATCCGTTaataaactgacaaacttactaATGCATGGACATCCACTAATGTAAGCATTTCCTTTGTAGCTCCGGCTGCATGTCTAGCGCCGCCGACCTGCCTGAAAGTAAACCTTGCCCTCAGTCTCAAGTGTTTTCCGTGCAACTCTGACCAGCCTCTACGCTCCTGCTAAAGAGAAGCGTCTTGACAGCATGAAACAGCAACAGTTCGGCCTAGACCTCCTCTGACCAGAGCCCCCGGCGTCTTCCACACGTTTGCTGTGTCTCGTGCATGGCTCGTGGCAAAACGCAAACACGACTTCGTATGAACGGCTTTAAAGAGTGGCTTTCTTCGTGCCACTCAtccataaaatgtgttttttttttttagtttttttttttaggtgtgcCCCCCTGAAAAAGTGCAATGCCCccttaatttgtttctgcagccgggtcagCGCACAACATATCGCTGTCCCATCTACAGTAGAGCTTCTccctcctgagctgtggatctctgcagctcctccagagtaactaattatgtgacttctgaaggcaatttgtTCCACCTGATTTTATGTTGGGGTATTAAAGAGGTGCGTAAAACCTTAAAAAGTTTTGCTTAGAAAGATAAAGCTGCTATTCTCTCTTCCCCCTACACATTTATACActttatggttgtgatttaaCAAAATGTGATAAAAGGTTTTAAGGGGTCAGAATACTCTGCAGGACTCTTGCTTCAATTGTAAACCTACAAATCAGTAGAAAGGTTCCCTAAATAAGAGCCATGAGTCAGTGTGTGAGACCTGAAGATAATCGAAACGTGTGAGAAGGACAGTTCTGTGTTTCTGACCAGCGTCCCATAGCTGCCGAAGTATTCGTCGTCCTGCCAGGGGTCCTCTGAGGAGGGGTCGCCCCCCGCCGGCGCAGCGCCCTGCCGCAGGTAGCTGCCAGGAACATACCCGACGAGCCCCTGCAGCTCTGCCCACCACCAATCTGCCGAAGGCTTGCTGTGCACAAGCAGCCTGTCCCCGGTGCTGAAACTTAGCTGCGAGGAGGGGGAAATGAGGGAGTTAAAACGGGTTAATGTCTGTTTGGTAGCGAGTTTGACTGACAGAAGCTTAACCTGCTCAGAGCCGCTGGCAGTGAAATCACACAGAGCCACATAGTCCTCAGGGgaagcctcctcctcctcttcttcctcatcTTCCCTCACCGCCTGCATGTTCAAACCTGAAGCTTCGCCAGACGAATCTAGTCTCCCTTTCAGAAAACTTCACTTTAAATCCGCTTTAACTTCGGAACCACCGCGGGCGGGTAAAACTCGTCCGCTCGCTTTAAAAGCACCACTTCCTGTCTGTGACGTAGGCTTGCGCGCCTTCGCGGCTGTCGGGAATTTCGACACCTTTTGTGCTCCGTCAAAGATGATCGGATAATTCAAATGGTTCAAAACCTTCGGCGTGTTTATTGCaacacattaaacattttttgacTGTATTCGTGGTTGTACTTTGGCGAGTGCAGTTGAAGTGAAACGATTTGAAATGACCAATCGCTCTCTCCACATGTTGCAACTCACTGTTTCGTAATCTTAGGACATGCTTCCCTTAAACGCACCGTCAGCTCTCACAAACTGTATCTCATTAtaccaacacaaacaaaaactgaacttcatttagattttaaaattaataattttactcAATGGTTAactttttataaaagaaaaaaaaaactatctgaaTAAATCTGGccacttttaaaaagtaatcacCCCCCCTTGTTGACACCTTATTTAACAGTGATTATCCACAGTTTAGGCTCAAATTCAATCCCCACGCACAGGCCTGATCACCGCTAAGCATATAGTCATTTACatttatcagtctggaaagggttacaacGGTATTCTCTAATACTCTGGGAACCCAGCGGACCACAacgagagccattatccacaaatggagaaagcaTGAACAGTAATGGAGCTTCTAAGGAGTGAACTACTCTAAGAGCTAATCAAACACTGAGCCAGGGGGCCGCAGAGAAACCAATAACTACATCCAAAGCACTGCAGGTCTTACTTTGCTCAGCGTTTCTGATTATGCTATGAGAAAGAAAGTGGGCTAAAAATGGCATCCATCCATGGATGAGTGCTGTAGGCAAAAGCGGAACTTTTTTGGAGGAATGTGTCCCACTATACCCTGGCATATAAATGCAAACAGGATTTCAGAAAAAGGACACTGTGATGGTGGTAGTGTGACAATGTGTGTGATGTGTGGTAGTCGCTACGCTGCCACTGGACAACTTGCAGTCAGACGATCGAAAACATTTCagggtgacaaaaaaaacaaaaacaaaaaaaaccagaaaTATCTGAAATGGGGCAACCAGTTTTTCATGGTACTGTATCACAATGGATCAGTAATCATTAGACAAAGGTGagattatataaaaatatcatttattatttcaaaacaaagtctcctaaaaatgaaaggaaagttAAAATGGTCCATAGTTCCAAAAGGACACCCTCAATTGAAGAAAAGTCATATCTTCAGCATTTTCTATCAACCTAATTTGTGAAATTTCACATCTTCCGAATCCTGTCACACATTCTTGGTGGAAACGTCAGCTGTTGTTTGTCTTTGACTTCAGAAAAGGCTTATGAAGGACATCATAAAGTCGTCTCGCCTGTCAACACAAAATGTCAGCATTGTAAATCAGGATGTTAAATAAGCTTTTGACATGTTTACATGATGGGCCTTTTCTCAAGATgtatttttcaccttttgtgGTCCGAGGCCCGGACAGAGAACCAAGTCTTCTTTAGAGGCATTGATGATTCCCTCCAcagactgggggaaaaaagtacAACATATGTCATCTGTATACTGCCTGCATCATTCGATCAGAGTCAACTGAAATGGGAGCAGCTACCCAGTACTGAACATATTTCTAAGtttagacttaaaaaaaagtgacattttatttagcttctTTGAAGCGCAAGAAATATATTGATAATTCTGGAAACAGCTTAATATCAAGCCACCCTAGCATAGCCTTGTACTTTCTTTGCAGAAACACTCACCGAGAAAGTGGATAGCAAGGTGATGGCATCCGTTTTGTTTACAGATTTCACAGTGGTCAGGCAATCTGTAACctttaaaggaaacaaaaaaatctgtcacGTGCTAGTCACATGTTGATTCAGCTGTATTAGTATTATATAATCTTTCTTTCATAAAtaagaatagttttttttgtggaaataaaagaacagcaTTACCGAATTTCAGAATACAAACTTGCACACGTACCTTTGAAAGATAGTCTCTTTCTACTTGCTCCTTCAGAAGGTCTGCTGGCTTCTTCTCATATGACTTGTATGTTTCCAGGTAACGTCCTGCTTCTTCTGGACTGTTAATTCAagattaagaaagaaaaaggagagaaaaatagCCAAAAATAAGATGTATATGGCTATGTAAAGCTTATCCAAGTGTTGTCATGCTTAATGTATACCATTAGGCAACATGTCAGAAAGTAGAGCTCATCTActctttacacattttaaatatgctAAAGCTGGGATAAGCAATTTCTTCTTAAGAATTTAACACAAACGGTTTCTCTGAGCACTGATGTGTCATTTGTTACTTTTACCTCCAAGCCAAGATAAGAGTGCAGTCAGCCATGATACAGATGCTAGCCAGTTCCTTTAATGCATGATGAGGAtctttctgtaaataaataaaagatatacattttattgtaaCACATTATTCTTACTGATGAATCAAGATTATTATAGTTTGACAGTATACTTTTTTGCAAAAAAGGGACAATTTCtgcaatctgtttttttttcttttgttgcatGTGGTGCCAAAAATAGTAACCAGCTGCACTGTCGTATGCAAACTCAATTCTGTGGAAGCACGATATACTTCACAGATGAACAGCTCTGCAAGACAAGCTCACGTTGAAACAGTTTAACAGTAAAAACGGCATCCCTTCCTCTCTGCTCACAACTTCATTTTTGTTACCGGTCTGAACACATCTAGCAACGAAGAGTTCAAGAGTTTTAAACGACACGTGCAAATAAATTGGCTAACAATAACTAAAGGAAATTTGGAATcagttcatgtttatttatctttgcagtcatttcaaaataatttttaaaataagcatAACTTGGAAATAGTCTTGTTTATTACGAGGACACAAACTTAATTTGAAATCCTTGGATGACACTTTTTATTAGAGGGCATATcacagcaaattaaaaaaatgctagATTTCGAAACACTTTAGAAATATACAGATTCAGACAAATATGTCCCATTCTACTATAATGATTATAGTGTTTGGCTGCATCTCCTGTACCAAGCTTAAATGTGAGAGCACTGCTGTTGTTATTAAACATTACAACATTACTTACCACGTCTACTTGAACCAGCAACACACGTAAGGTGAATGAATTTCCAAGCTGCTTTAAACGGTCATGGATATAGTTTGGGTTCAAGTTGTGATACCTCAGACTTCAAATCCGGTCCAAAGCCATCATAGAAtagagaaaaatcaaaacacagaATACAGTGAGGGTTAGGGTAAACTTCACTaatcaaacaaaaatacatcTATCCATGCagcaaagaaaattaaataattaaataaaaaaatactatttacaGTTTAGGACAGAGGTGCATGACATCCCAATGTGCTGTCATAACATCATCAGTgtatgcaataataataataataataataataataataataataataataccagaTTGTACTGATTTCTATGCAATAATAGCAAGCACGTTTTAGGAATTCAGCCAGGCCAAAATTGAGATATTTGACATCCATATGCATAAACAACATAAGTCAGAGTcaacataaaacagaaacaaagtccTGTTTAAGAACAGCAGTCGGACTGTTGAATTAAAAGAAGAACTTTGGCATTAATAACATTATTGTTgcacaatgtctcccaccccatgcatgaagctgttgtagaactggagagctccttcagtgacagactgctacATCCTGAATGCACAAAAAAGCGTCATGagagatccttcctgccagcagctgttagacatTATATCCATCACCGCTCTTAACAAACTCCCATCTGCCCTGCTGGTAATTGCAGTTTTTGCAATCTGGTAAATTGTCTGTTGTTGTACTGTTATGCAAAAACACACGTGCACGTTTTATTTTCATACAACCCTACTGAAGGTTGCACATGTCTTTAATTTGAGTAAGCTATTTTAATAAACGTacaatattttataatttcaaCTGTATTGTACAGtctcttattttaatttttggatttattttagttttttcctttgtgtgtatctgcgtttgcctttcactttgctgctgctgggacacctgaatttcccctcgggacaaaaaaacatatctctGTTGCATTATATTGTATTGTCTTCTATTCTATTTAAGAAGCctttaaaaaagctttaaactttttcttttaacaaagaaaaccaGATTATAAACTAATAGTGATGTGTTCTGTACTAGTTTGCTATGAAATCTGTAGAGCCATCATACACAGAACCTAAACCACAAACTTTCAAAAAGACTAGACAAATGTGCCATATTTTGATAGTAAAAGCCCTAACTTTaagctttattgttttttactaAATGCTTAATATGTATCCTGAAAGTAAGGATATACTCTAGCCAAATACCAAGCTATTTGTAGGTTGTTACTTTCTCATTAAGCTCTCTTCCTATGGTAGTAATACTAAAGATTCTGAAATTTCTGGATCTGGATGtccaatatttttgaaaaatttaaatatgatTGCATATGCAATCATATATCAAAGTACAATTTGGaattactttttattcaattaaaatcCATTTGTCAGGAATTGATGCTTTGCTTGCCAATAACTCCTTCAGTTTGCGGGTGAGAAACGGCTAAGTTTGGACAAGGTGAATTTAAAGCTCCTGatataacaaaaatgtttatatgCTGTTGCATAACTTTCCTCCATGTCTGTTTTAGGACAATTTGTTCCGAGGACAACTTTCTTGTTCAGTTAATAGCCGCCCAAACACCACCCACCTGAGGAAAAGAGCACAAGTTGTCTGTCCCAAGACATAATCAGGCACAACATCTCCAAACTCCCAGGGCACGCTCCTCACAAACTTGAGAATGGGATTACCCCTCTGcagaggcaaaaacaaacatgcgATGCAATCTTAaacaattaataaatcaaagctGATAACCATCAATAAGCACGTGGATGAGATTATACACAGTTGCACATATAGACCGATACATGTATAAGGAGCactatttcaccactaggtggtgcttgagcactgtctgtagaccaaaacaaaacccaacccCTCTTTTCCCTTCTTAtgtaacaatacaaaaaaaaggttaaaaaataaaacaactggacttctattctgaagctgaagacgtttcacttcccatccaggaagctttctcaattcaaaatgtcagcAGTGGTGTGCGTCGCCTTCTGTGTGCATATTggtaaagtacaaatacacagcaaagcagcatcacttttcagaggaacatttcaAGTGATGAAGTGAgcaactcataactttataatgctgttagcaagaaaacattttgatctgctggggtgCTCTccgctgctctgacggtggtattttagggcagggaggtgCTATGtgaacaagagactggagaacacgCTTCATCTGAAATATCAtcacctttagttcttcacatcattaTTTTTAGTTCGATTTAAAACGCTGAAATTtcccttattgctcctttatCACGTCCCAGCTTACCTGTCGAGGGCTGACAACAATGCTGTTCCCAGATCCCACTGGTTTGGGACCCAGCATGAGGCTTGGATCAGGCTTGGCACAGCTCCCCTCAGGCAGCACCTGTTTGTCATCGTTCTTTTTCACCTCCTCAAGCTGAACTTCAGTCTCTTTGACGCAGTCTTGAACCGATTCAGATCCCCGGGTGCTGGACGACACGGGCTCTGGTTCCCCTCGCTGCAGACTGCTGACTCCAGATCCACCTGTCCTGAGCACTTTGGGGGGAGCATCTCTCTGTGGGGCGGCAGCCGCAGTTTTTTTACTCTGCACGGCGTACTCTGCGTAGGAGAGGGGCTGCGCACACGATTTTGTGACCGGCTCTGTGGCAGATGCACCTGGAGCGGTTGTGTTTTGTTGTCCTTTGGATAAAGGCTGAAACTGTGGCTTTGGCTGGAAGACAATCATACAACGGTGTTTTTAAAAAGcgcaaatcaaaaaaaaaaaagtgaattggTATAAAATAATATGATCCACGATACCGTTCTGGAAATAGCATTTTGAAAGTGGATCTTTAAAATGAACGTTCTTTTAACAGGCGGAAGAGCTAATCAGCTAGCTACAGGGCTGGTTGCTATACAAAGGTAAAATACGGACCGGCGTTCTTTCTTTGGTGAAAGCAGAATCGTCCAGGTTGATGTGAAACCGCTTCTTCATGTCTCCGGATTTATGAAAAACGTTTCGCACAAAAACATGCTCTAAATATATCGGCAAACTTTTACAGACATCTCCAGATAGGTACAGAAAAGAGGAGCGCGCCGCTCACACTTCCGGTACCGAAACTACCACATTAAAAGCACGGTCTACAACAACATGAATCAAgctcaaaaatgtttttcctctctttttatcttcttacTACTGATTATTCTGtcattgaataaaaagcaattaGGTAAGTTGCGTAAAAAGTAGCATTTGCTATGTTTGAGATTCAAACTGACCTACTATCTTGCATTacatggacttttttttataaagtggaGAGAGGACTGAGAAACACAATGAAATATCTCCTTTTTTGCAGGCTTTGGACAAAGGATCCCAAAATATATActtcaaatacattttcagtaaATCTTTAATGTCAAACTGCACTGTCTTTCCACATTCACTTCACAATTGACCTATAATTACTTATTACACACTGCCTACTTGTGACTTAAAGGCTGTATGCTGCACAAGATGTCGCAAGTCTCTATTCTGTGATGTGCACTCCTGTGGAACTTAATGTTGCtagtgtgtgttttgttttctcagaaGGCTTTTCTGAGCATCCTTCCTGTTGACACATGTTCATCTGTGTAAAAACAGCTGCTCTGCCTCGTTTCCATGTTGTGGTTTGCAGGGGTGGAAAGTAACTGTAATTAAGTACAGTTTTTTTGTACTTTGTGCTATTTTAACATTAACAGTAAAATTGTATCAAAGTAACtgtacatttacttgagtacattGTTTTGGAACTCTTTCCACCTGTGGTGATTTCACAGCAATAACTCATAAATCACTTTCTTGGAATCAGCTTGGACATTTTTGTCAGCTCCTCTGATGAGAAATATGcgggctttatttatttatttgcatgatTTAATTTCATAACTGTATAAACCTATTAAAATATATGTGCCAGTTATCCATCagctttttttgtaataaagaaataaacttaaactttaaaagacatttattcaGTATAACAAGATCTACATGAGCCACGTGTTTGTGCTTAGCAATCTTTATTTCACTTCTataattttttggggggaaaaaaacctatAACTTCTAATAttgtttttgaatattttttaattaattttttttaattaattctcCATTAGTCAAAAACCTAAAATGTGCCATCTCCGTTGGTTATTAACCAAAAGGCAGGTTGTTGCAGGGCATCACTGAACTAGCGACTATTAACACATGTAGTTGATCCTATtaatggttttgttttggaGAGAGACTGTGTTAAATGTGGAAAGACTGGCCCATGTGTACGTCGAGAGAATAGGTTTAGGTTGATAGTGATTCCACCCTTTGTTGTTTTCCCCTCCTTCTCACCACATGTGCATTGAGTGCAATCACTGCTACAATTAACTTAATGTTCTCACGTTTTTTATGTCCATGGTTATACCTCGcctcatgtttttgttaatctgtatcatcttttctttttttgtttgtttattttattttaaatagtttcttCCAACCTTTTGAAGCTAAATAGGCTCAGATTACAACATGCAGAGAAATATATTGTAATTAGCTTGTATT
This genomic interval carries:
- the ercc1 gene encoding DNA excision repair protein ERCC-1, with the translated sequence MKKRFHINLDDSAFTKERTPPKPQFQPLSKGQQNTTAPGASATEPVTKSCAQPLSYAEYAVQSKKTAAAAPQRDAPPKVLRTGGSGVSSLQRGEPEPVSSSTRGSESVQDCVKETEVQLEEVKKNDDKQVLPEGSCAKPDPSLMLGPKPVGSGNSIVVSPRQRGNPILKFVRSVPWEFGDVVPDYVLGQTTCALFLSLRYHNLNPNYIHDRLKQLGNSFTLRVLLVQVDVKDPHHALKELASICIMADCTLILAWSPEEAGRYLETYKSYEKKPADLLKEQVERDYLSKVTDCLTTVKSVNKTDAITLLSTFSSVEGIINASKEDLVLCPGLGPQKARRLYDVLHKPFLKSKTNNS